In the genome of Anabaena cylindrica PCC 7122, the window GAGTAATGCTAATTTAACGAATGCAAGTTTAGTACACGCTAATTTAACTCAGGCAAAATTAATTAAAGTTGAATGGATGGGCGCTGACTTAACAGGCTGTACCTTAACTGGTTCTAAACTTTATGCTACCCCTCGTTTTGGTTTGAAGACTGAAGGGATCAAATGCGAATGGGTTGATTTGTCTGCTACAGGCGATCGCACAATCATTCAAAATTTTAATGGTGATGAATCACGAGACTTTTTTAATGCCACTCCGCCCACTATTCGTATTATTGTTGATCTACCATTAGAGCATGAGGCAAATTTTGTCCTCGCTGGTGCTTATTACCAAATTGCTCAAGAGTATGATGCCATGATACAACCGGCTAGTGTAGAAAACGGCAGCCGCAGAACAGTTTTTACTTTTCGAGTTGATAAAGACGAAAATTTATTATCAACTGCTTTTATGGCAATTCTACCTTTTAAGGATGCCAGCGCCACTCAAAAAAGTATCTATATGTTGGTAGATATGATGCGTCAAGAAGCGATGAATAACCAGAGTTTTAAATCACCCGCACTTGTTAAAAAACTCATCTTCCTACTAGAGGAAGCTATGCATAAATCTAAAAACATTAAACAGACGAAAAAAAACTTAGAAGTGGCCGCGAGATTAAAATTCTTTAAAGCGCCAACCCAGACAATTTTAACAAATTCTAATGCTCGATGTTTGACTATTTATGATCATCCCAACTTTGGTAAACGATTTGTGAATCGGACTATTAGTAATTTCAATGATGAAATATTAGATGAATCAGAATATATTATGCCTTCGTTAAAAATGGCAATAGATTTTATCCAAGGTTTTTACGTCATTAACCAGCAGTAATTGGTGATAACACAGCAGGAGTCAGGAGTCAGAATTCAGGAGTCAGAAGGAGAAGAGTGTTATTCAGCACACTCTAAATAGGGTTTGCTGATATCGTAAGCCATATAAACCAAAAGCCTAGATATATCAACAGTTTCAGGCTGAAAAAGTTGGAGAAGGTGCAAGTCATAAGCGATGAAATCATCAAAAATCGTTCATTTACCCAAATTCGATACTATTTCTGATCTCAGGGCTGTTTCATTCTAAGATTTGACATTTTATGTATTTACAAGAATACGTCGTTTGAGGCTTTAGAGGGTTGATCTGACGACGGCTAAGAACACCTAAATTCGGTGCTGAAATATAGAATGAAATAACCCTGATTCTGATCTCCTTCTAATTCTTCCTCCTGACTCCTGACTCCTGACTCCTAGCCCTAACGAAAAGACTTTTTCAGCATACTCTAAATAAATTACTGGAAAAAGAAAATGCGCGATCGCTTGAATCGAATGATGGGGAAAACTCGCTATGTCGTCTGTCGCCTATTCCTGCACTTAAGCGGGGGTGAAGTAGCACCAGTTCTGGGTGTACTCAATCGTGCTGCACGGCAAGCAATGGACGCTGAAGGCGATTTAGAAGTTTTGGGAGAAGAATTGGTCGCCATTTGTCAAAACCTTCTCCAATATGATGACTACTGGACATCAGCCGCTAATGAAGGTGATGTTTTTTGGAGTGAAGGAGAAGCCGGAGATTATGTCAATGAATTATTTACCGACTCAGCCCAAAGATATCTCAGTGAACCAGATTTTAGTTCGGCTTCTGGTTTCGATGAACCTTTATCTATCCCTGTCACCCGCAATGTAGTTGTCATGCTAACAGTGGCCTATGAGGGAGAAGTACCGCAATTAGAAACAGACCTTTCTAACATCCAGGCATTAAAAGAAGGTTTCAAAGCTCTCATCAATCTGCACTACAAACATAACCTCCAAGCTATCCAAGTGCATTTTTCACCCGCACAGTTAGGAGATGAACTGACTAACGATCAGTTATTGCAGTATTTTCCTGAATTGATTCCCTTATAACTTTTTGGTTAGTCTATATTTACCACCTGCATTCATCACTTTAGGAAAATCATGTAATGCTCATGACCATAGCACGTAAATTTACAGTCATTTTATTATCTCTGACCTTGTGCTTAACAACCGTTGCCTGTGGAGGTGGAAACCAAACTACATCTTCATCTCCAACAAACAATGTTAGCCAAACTGCTACCCCCACCAAGATAAGTGATGGACAGTACCCCATACAACAAGCCTCTTATAACGATGCCAACGGGGAATATACGCTGTTTTTACTCAATAGTCAGCCCCCGACCTTTGCCACCGAAAAATTACAAATGGCACGGCTGACTGATGAAGAAATCAAAGAGGGCAAAAAAACTTACCTAAAAGTAGAAAAAGGAGAACCAGCTTTATACCTGACAGAAGATTTTAAAATTGAGTACGTTCATAACGTCACTGAAACTAAAACTAATCCCCAAACAGGACAACAGGAAACCGTTGTTGTTCGCCGGGAATCTAACTTTTGGACACCCTTTGCCGCTTCTTTAGCTGGTAACGTCGCAGGTCAAGCAATTGGTAGCCTTTTATTTAGACCTCAGTATTATGTGCCTCCTGTTTATCAATCAGGTGGGATTATGAGTGGTTACGGTGGATATGGTTCTACCTATAACCAAGCGGTTTCCAGCTATCGCACTCGTTACAATGAACCACCCGCAGCCGTGAGAAATCGCACTGCTTTCCGCACTACAGGGACAATCAGAAACCCCTCTAGACAGGTTCGCACGACACCCCGCACAAATACAGGTAGATCGACTGGTTCCGGTTTTGGTGGTAGTACCCTCCGTCCTTCCGGTAACTCTAACTCTACTCCTCGTCGCAATTCTGGTAGTAGTTTTGGTAGTGGTGGACGTTCTTCTGGTAGCCGGTCTTCTGGATTTGGTAGTAGAAGCAGAAGAAGGTAATTCGTAATTCGTAATTCGTAATTCGTAATTCGTAATTATTAGCTCAATTACAAATTACGAATTCGTTTTTTAAACTGCTACAGTTACAGGTTGCGGCCAGCGTCCCATGACTTTGGTAATCACGGACAACTCTTGCATCAAATGATCAAAACGGTCTGGTGTTAAAGATTGGGGCCCATCAGATAAGGCTTTGGCAGGATTGGGATGTACCTCAATCATGAGAGAATCTGTACCAGCTGCGATCGCAGCCATAGCCATAGAAGGAACAAATTCAGACCAACCAGTACCATGACTGGGATCAATCATAATTGGTAGGTGAGTCAGCTTTCTCAACACCGGCACAACCGACAAATCTAGAGTATTGCGGGTATACTGGCGGTCAAAAGTTCTAATTCCCCGTTCACACAAAATCACATTAGGATTACCCGCAGCCAAAATATACTCAGCCGCCATTAACCAGTCTTCAATTGTCGCCGCCATGCCTCGTTTTAAAAGCACTGGTTTCGGTTGCGCCCCAACTTTTTTGAGCATGGAGAAATTCTGCATATTTCTCGCACCCACTTGAATGACATCGGCAACTTCGCCAATTTTCTCCAAGTCTTCAGTATCCATCACTTCGGTAATAATGCCGAGTCCGCTCACTTCCCGCGCCTTAGCTAACAATTCCAAAGCACTTTCGCCGTGACCTTGAAAAGCATAAGGTGAAGTCCGGGGTTTGTATGCCCCACCACGCAAAAACTTAGCGCCAGCAGCCTTAACACGCCGAGCCGTCTCCACAATCATTTCTTCATTTTCTACAGAGCAAGGCCCTGCCACAACTACCAAAGGATGGTGTTGACCAAACACCACATTTCCATCGGGAGTCTTCACCACCACCTCCGAAGCTTCCCCATGACGGAACTGGCGACTAGCCCGCTTGTAAGGTACTTCTACTCGTAAAACTTGCTCAATCCATTGACTCAATTCCTGAATTTGCAAGGGGTCTAAGTTAGCAGTTTCACCTACTAGAGCTATTACTACTTTATGCTTGCCAATGATTTTTTCTGGTGTTAATCCCCAGCTAGTTAATTCTTCTTCAATACGGTCTATTTCGGCTTGCGGGGAACCAACTTTCATAACAACAATCATGTTAAAGTTCCTATGTATTTGGGTAGATTATTTAGCGATTCAGTAATGTAGTTTGATTTAGTAAGAATTCAGAAGTTAGAGATACCAAAAAATAAATTATTCAAATATTTTTATATAAAAAAATGTAGCGCTCGGTACTTTCTTCTGAATATTGGGTATAAACAAGACAATATATATTTTTCTTAATATTGATGTTGAAGTGATAAAATTTCAACTTCAACATTCATTCTTCAATTTACCCAATATTGCAGTTATCTAGATACCTGAGCGCTGATTCTCAGACGTTCTTGCTGCGAGTTTCGCGCCAAACCTCGATCATCCTTCCCCAGTTGGTACTAAACTCATCTAAACCTAGTAAATTTCCAGGTCTTTCTTCATCCCAAGAGGCAGAAAGAACACCATAGGTTATCCCCAATACCCCTAAACCAAATAATCCCATATTTACTAATAACACAGCGATGGGAGGTAGTTGGATATGGGCATATATGACCAGTAGATAACTGGCAACAAGACTGACAATACCCAAAGTTGTGGGTACACCACAAAACGCAGCCACTCGGCGGATCATCCGTTGGCTAACAACCTCAGGAATAGCCATTTCTTCCTTGGTGAAGGGTGGCTGCTTTTGCGTCTGTTTACCAGACTCCTGTGGCTTGGGGGCGGGTTGAGTTTTAGCCTTTACTGGTTTTGGGCGCTTTTTGTTTGGCTCAAAAGGTAAGCGACTACGTTCTGATTCTTCAGCAGGCATAAGCAGCAATTCCTAACCACGAATACCGAGACGAGCAATCAAAGCTTGATACTTTTCCCGACTGCCCTTTTGGATATAGCTGAGAAGACGCTTGCGTTGTCCAATCATCTTCAATAATCCTCTGCGGGAGGAATGGTCTTTCTTATTAGCTTGGAGATGTTGACTGAGGCGGTTAATGCGATCAGTCAACATAGCGATTTGGACATCGGCCGAACCGGTGTCGGTTTCATGGACTTGGTAGCCCGAAATAAGTTCTTGTTTGCGCTGTTGCGTCAGAGCCATGAGCGATTAAATTGTGATTTTTTCTAAATGTATGCAGCAGTCTCCCATAATATCACAGCCTTCAATCTGTGTGGTGAATTAGCTTTGTGACTACTGAGATGCTGGCTTTTGAGCAATTTGCCCTTCTCAAAGCGATCGCTATTGTTCTATTTCCTCTACAACCCCGTTTAAAAATATATAAATAAACCTCAGCGACCCTCCGCGTTAACCTCAGCGTTCCTCTGCGTTAAAAAAAGCTCTTAGCTCACCCTAGGAATCGCACTCTCAAGACCAAGAAATGCGATCGCTTTAGGCAGTTACCTTCATGCGATCGCACATCGCTCTTCCTAACTAAACAGATTGATCACAGCACTTACCAAACTGTGAGTAATCGGTAAACTATCAACCACCATCGCCAGACACAACAGCATCATGTAGGAGATGGAATAAAGAAACAACTCTCTAGCTTTAGTCCGATCTTCGGGATTTTGCAGCAAGCGCCAGGCTTTGTGAACAAATATTCCTCCCAATGTCAAAGCCACAAAGGCATAAACAACACCACTGGCGTGTAAAGGATAAAACAATAGTACTGTGGCAGTTACGGTAATCACCGTGTAATACCAAATTTGCCGGACAGTGGCTTCATCACCTGCTACCACTGGTAACATAGGTATGCCCACCTTGGCGTAATCATCACGAATCATCAAAGCCAAAGCCCAGAAATGAGGCGGAGTCCATAAAAAGACGATCGCAAAAATTAGCCATGCCGCCCAGCTTAAAGTATCAGTTACAGCCGCCCAACCCACCAAAGCTGGGATTGCTCCCGCAGCACCACCAATGACGATATTTTGAGTGCTGTGGCGTTTCAGCCAGTGGGTATAGACCAAAATGTAAAAAATAATGCCAGAAAAAGCCAAAAGTGCTGCTAATAAATTTGCAAATACTGTGAGGATGGTAAAAGAACCAACAGCCAGAGCGATCGCAAAAATTAAAGCATCACGGGGCTGAACCCTACCAGAAGGCATAGGACGATGGCGCGTCCGTTCCATGTCGTAATCTATATCTCGGTCATAGATACAGTTAATCGTCTGAGCGCTAGCAGCAGCCAAAGTACCACCAATTAGTGTTACTAGCAACAACAAAGGGTCTACTTGTCCCTGAGCAGCAATCCACATACTCCCAGCCGTAGTAATTAACAGCAACGGAATAATCCGGGGCTTAGTTAGCTGGTAGTAGCTTTGAACAACTTGTAGAAATGTATCGTGGTGGCGAGAGACATTAGTCTCAATCATGTCGGCTCTACTTCCTTTCTCAGTTATCAATTACGAGGTGACTAGGTGACAGGTGACAGATGACAGGTGACAGGTGACAGTAAGAAGGGAATAGAGACGAATTTTGCCAATTACCAATTACCAATTACCCATTACCAATTACTAGCAACTTGAGTTACTAAGTGTTCTGTCGCGGAGTGATAAAACTGTGAACACAACCAAAGTACCCAGCAAAGTAGCACCTACAGCTTGGTGAGTCACAGTCAGAGGTTCAACTTGTAGATGTAGCCGGAAAGTCGCAACTCCCAACAGTAGTTGTAAAATCAACAGACTACCAGCCATATTTGCCAGTCGGCGCAAAGCTGGATGTAAAGCGGGTGTCCGCCAAGAGATAAAAACTATTGCCAAAATAGCCACCGTTGGTGGCAGCAAACCTACAATATGGCTGTACATCACTCCACAAAGCTGAGAATCACCAAAACATTGGTGTACAGCCCAGCGAGAACCGACAACAGCCCCTAGTAGACTTTGCAAGTAAACGAAAATAGAGGCAGTTAAACCCACCCAAGGCAGCTTACCAACCGTTCCAGTCCCTTGATATGGGCTAAGTGCTGTACCGATGACTAAGAGAGTAGTGAAAAACAATAGTGCCGTTCCCAAATGGGCGGTAACAATATCAAACCGCAGCAATTCAGTAACAGTAAGTCCCCCCAAAACGCCTTGAAAGACAATTAAAAACAGGGCGAATGTAGAAGCCCAAGGTAGCCAGTTGGGTAAAACACGACGATGCCACCAGGATAAACCCGAAAGTGCGATCGCGCTAAAACCAATCAAAGCTGCATCTAATCTGTGAAACCACTCCAAAAACACCTGGAGATTCATTTGCTTGGCAGGCACCAATTCCCCATAGCACAGAGGCCAATCGGGGCAAGCAAGTCCAGCATTCATCACGCGGGTAGCACTGCCTATGGCCATCAAAATCAAGGTGGCTATGCAAATCTTCCACACCAAGCGACGAATTACTTCCTTGGGGCTATTGTGTTGGGCAGCCGCTTCATTTTGTTGTTGTAGGACAAATTCGTTCATCAACGATACCTTCCGCCCGCTTGAGGTAGATATTCTTATAAATTATCTATTTGAGTCAATCCAGACCTATCTACACCCTAACCTATGAGCTAAGATTTATAGATTGGCTTCCGCTTTTACTTATACTTTGAATCACTTCAGGTACTTTTATCTGTAAGATTTAGGTATTTTTTAAGATATGAATAATTAATTAATGGCAATTCTTAAGAATTTACTAAAATTTTCCAAAAATTCTTCTATATAATTGTCATTATTTGTTAGCGATATCACATAAATCCCTTTTACTCAAGATTACTCAACTTATTAAAAAAATTAATAAAAATTTCAGACATTGAGACCCTATATTCTATAGTCTGCACTACCTTAGTAAGTGAGTGACTTTGAAATAACGTAGTAAATTCAGTTAAGTAAGCCGTGAAAATTCCAAGTTCGATCTGGACATTACTCATTGGCATTGTGCTAACCTTAGCCAGCCTTTGGTACGGTCAAAATCACGGTCTGTTACCCACAGCCGCATCTGATGAAGCCATCTTAGTAGATGGTCTATTCAACACGATGATGATCGTCTCTACAGGTATCTTTCTACTTGTTGAAGGTATTTTAATTTATGCTGCATTTAAATACCGCCGCCGTGCGGGTGACAATGAAGATGGGCCAGCAATTGAGGGTAATGTACCTCTAGAAATACTCTGGACGGCGATCCCAGCGATTATCGTCCTCGGTATTTCTGTTTATAGCTTTGATGTCTACAACGAAATCGGTGGCTTTGATCCTCATGCAGTCCATGCTGCCCCGGAAATGCCGATGATGCAAGAATCAATGTCAATGCCAGGAACAGCTATTGCTGCCACTTTAAGCGATACACCTCCTAGCACTGAACCAAACCTGATTGCCCAAGTAGATAATGTCACTCCCCAACAAGGGGAAAAGCCATCACAATTAGTCGTTAACGTCTCTGCACTCCAGTATGCTTGGATTTTCACTTATCCAGATACAGGCGTGACAACTGGTGAACTCCATATACCCGTCGGTCAACAAGTGGAAATGAATATGACAGCTAACGATGTCATCCATGCCTTCTGGGTTCCAGAATTTCGCCTCAAACAAGATGTGATCCCCGGTAGACAAAGTGAGATTCGCTTCACACCCAATAAGGTGGGTGAGTATACCTTAATTTGTGCTGAACTTTGTGGACCATACCACGGGGCGATGAGAACACAAGTAGTGGTAGAGTCCCAAGAGGCTTATGACACTTGGATGCAAGAACAGCTAGTTGCTAGTAAGGAAACCCTGAATCAAGCCGTTGCCGTTAACCCGACGGATTTATCCGCAGATGAATTTCTCGCCCCCTACACTAAGGACATGGGAATTCATTCAGAAATGCTGCCTTTCCACAGAAGTTCAGAAGTTGTAGGATTTGCAGGAGTTACAGAATAATTCTCTTGTTCTCTGTCTTGAAGATATTTAACAGGGAATTAGGAAAATTTTAAACTCCTGACTCCTGACTCCTGACTCCTGACTCCTGACTCCTGAACTCCTGAACTCCTTATTCAGACTATGACACAAGCACAGTTACAAGAAACTGCTAATATCCCTGCTCATATTGAAGAAGAAGGGGAAAGACATTGGCGTGACTTCTTTGGCTTTAGTACCGATCATAAAGTGATTGGTATTCAATACTTAGTCACTTCGTTTATTTTTTACTGTATTGGCGGCGTGATGGCTGACTTAGTGCGGACAGAATTACGTACTCCTGACGTAGATTTTGTTACTCCAGAAGTCTATAACAGCCTGTTTACACTCCACGCCACTATCATGATTTTCCTGTGGATCGTACCAGCAGGGGCAGGTTTTGCTAACTATCTCATTCCCTTGATGATTGGGGCTAGGGATATGGCTTTCCCCCGCTTGAATGCTGTGGCTTTTTGGATGATTCCGCCAGCGGGTATATTGCTCATCGCTAGTTTAGTAGTGGGTGATGCCCCAGATGCCGGTTGGACTTCCTACCCTCCTTTGAGCTTGGTAACAGGTCAAGTGGGTGAGGCTATTTGGATTATGAGTGTCTTACTGTTGGGTACGTCTTCGATTTTGGGGGCAATTAATTTTATTGTCACCCTGCTGAAAATGCGTGTTCCTAGCATGGGTATCTATCAATTGCCTTTGTTTTGCTGGTCAATGTTCGCAACTTCCGCACTGGTATTGATATCGACACCTGTTTTAGCGGGAGCGTTGATTCTCCTTTCCTTTGACTTATTGGCAGGGACAACATTTTTTAATCCGACTGGTGGTGGTGATCCGGTGGTGTACCAGCATATGTTCTGGTTTTACTCGCACCCTGCGGTTTACATTATGATTTTGCCGTTTTTTGGGGCAATTTCGGAAATTCTGCCAGTTCATGCTCGCAAACCAATTTTTGGCTATAAAGCGATCGCTTTTTCGTCTCTAGCTATCAGCTTTTTGGGTCTAATTGTCTGGGCGCATCATATGTTTACCAGCGGTATCCCTGGCTGGTTACGAATGTTTTTTATGATCACCACAATGATCATTGCTGTACCCACGGGCATTAAAATTTTTGGTTGGTTAGCAACCATCTGGGGCGGCAAAATCCGTCTCAATAGTCCCATGTTGTTTGCAATGGGCTTTTTAGGAACTTTTGTAATTGGCGGTATCAGTGGCGTAATGTTGGCATCTGTGCCTTTTGATATTCACGTTCACGATACTTACTTTGTAGTGGCACACCTGCACTACGTTCTCTTTGGTGGTAGCGTTTTAGGGATCTTTGCCGCTATCTACCACTGGTTCCCGAAAATGACGGGAAGAATGATCAATGAATTTTGGGGTAAGGTTCACTTTGTTTTAACCATTGTTGGTCTAAATATGACCTTTTTACCCATGCACAAGCTAGGCATGATGGGTATGAATCGCCGTATTGCCCAATATGACCCCAAATTTACATCATTGAATGAAATTTGCACTTACGGGTCTTATATTCTCGCCATTTCCACATTACCCTTTATTATCAATGCAATTTGGAGTTGGTTATACGGGCCTAAAGCTGGTAACAACCCATGGCAAGGACTCACTCTAGAGTGGATGACTACTTCACCACCAGCAATAGAGAATTTTGAAAAACTGCCCGTATTGACTACTGGCCCTTATGACTATGGTGTCGGTGAGAAAAAAGTTGATGTCAGTGCAGTGTTAAGCGTTCAACCTGACGAACCATATCCAACCATTGAGTCTGGTGTGTAATTAATAATTCGTAATTTTCTTTAATTACGAATTACGAATTACGAATTATCCATTACCAATTTAAAAATTCATGCAAAGTCAGATAATTGACACAGCACAAGTTGAACAAAATCATCACCACGCAGCATCTGTTGACCATCATGAAGCACATCCAGATCATCGGATGTTTGGGTTGGTTGTCTTCTTGATTGCTGAGGGGATGATTTTTGTAGGGATGTTCGGGGCTTATTTAGCTTTCCGTTCTATCTTACCTGTCTGGCCTCCCGCAGGTACACCAGAGTTAGAACTTTTGCTACCTGGTGTGAATACCATTATTTTGATTAGCAGCAGTTTTGTCATGCATAAGGGTGATACTGCGATCAAAACTAATGATGTCAAAGGAATGCGGACTTGGTTGGCCATTACTGCCGCTATGGGTGCGATTTTCTTGATGGGTCAGGTTTATGAATACACCCATTTAGAATTTGGTTTAACTACAAATTTATTTGCCAGTGCATTTTACGTCTTAACTGGCTTCCACGGACTGCACGTAACTATTGGAGTATTGGCGATTTTAGCAGTTTTGTGGCGATCGCGCACTCCCGGTCACTACAGCAACGAAAAGCACTTCGGTATTGAAGCCGCTGAACTGTACTGGCACTTTGTAGACGTAATTTGGATCATTCTGTTTGGATTACTGTATCTACTTTAAGTATTAATTACTTGGTTGTTCACTCTACTTGAATAACTTACATTCCCCCACCCAGGGGGTTTTTTATTGCCATTTATTCAGATTAAAATTGAGGTTTAATATAGGCATCCCATATAGTTTTCAATTGGTCTGCATCTGATCCAAAAATTAGTCCGATTTTAGCTATTAACAAAGATTTTTCTAAGCAATCAAGTCTAGATAAACGCACAGTTGAGGGAATACGCAGACCAGCAATTTTCCAATCATTTAACACTACATCCGTTTGTGTGCGTGGTTGTGCAGAAGTAACCACTGCGGCTATCACATCATCTCCATCTAACCAAAGTATAAGAATAGGGCGTTTTTTAGAACTTATACCATTGGTAAAGGGAATATCAGCCACCCAGAATTCACCCGGATGTATAGTCATCATAAAGTCCCTCATCTGCTGAAGAGTAGCCTTTTAAAAATGCGTCATGGCCGCGAGTAATTACCAAATGATTAGGCTTTGGTTGGATAGTAATTATCCAATTTCCTGCGCCTATACTTTCTAATAATGATTCTGGTAAAGCCAACTTTTCCCCTGGGTTAAGTTCAACTTCATAAGTGATATTAACTATTTTATTTTTCATAAAACCTCATGGGATGCGGGAAACTCAGTCTCTTCAAGGCTGAAAGGGAAGCGGCTCAAGGAATTTTAATCCCCGTCCATCCTAAAATGCGTAATATGCTTGGAAGAATTCGTTTAAATTTATTGTACTCCAGGCAATCAAAACAGCCTAGCAATCTATTTATTGAAGTTTTATAGCGATCGCGCACTCCCGGACACTACAGCAACGAAAAGCACTTCGGTATTGAAGCCGCTGAACTGTACTGGCACTTTGTAGATGTAATTTGGATCATTCTGTTCGGATTACTATATCTACTTTAGGTATTAATTACTTAGTTGTTCACTCCACTTGAATAACTTATCAACCTCCATTTGGGGGTTTTTTTATAGGTTTTTTACCGACTCCGCCAAATATGAATTTTCCCATCAAATCCACCACTAGACAGAAATTGCCCGTCACGACTAAAAGCAATATCCTCAATGGGCTGCGCTAACGCATTCACCGACTTACTCTGACTATCAAAAGTATTTTTTAACTCACCCGTAGTTAAATCCCACAGCTTAATTCCATCTTTGCCACCACTGGCTAGGGTTTTACCATCAGGATGAATAGCAACAGTGTTCACCCAATTATTATGTCCGGTGAGGGTGTGGATTCGTTCACCACTGTTGACATTCCAAACTTTGATGCTGGCATCCCGACTGGCACTAACTAAAGCTTCGCCATTGGGTGTAAAAGCTAACCCAGTTACTATTTGA includes:
- a CDS encoding type II toxin-antitoxin system PemK/MazF family toxin, whose product is MMTIHPGEFWVADIPFTNGISSKKRPILILWLDGDDVIAAVVTSAQPRTQTDVVLNDWKIAGLRIPSTVRLSRLDCLEKSLLIAKIGLIFGSDADQLKTIWDAYIKPQF
- a CDS encoding cytochrome c oxidase subunit 3, which encodes MQSQIIDTAQVEQNHHHAASVDHHEAHPDHRMFGLVVFLIAEGMIFVGMFGAYLAFRSILPVWPPAGTPELELLLPGVNTIILISSSFVMHKGDTAIKTNDVKGMRTWLAITAAMGAIFLMGQVYEYTHLEFGLTTNLFASAFYVLTGFHGLHVTIGVLAILAVLWRSRTPGHYSNEKHFGIEAAELYWHFVDVIWIILFGLLYLL